The sequence CGGTAGCCGTCGAGGCCCAGCGTGTCGCGCCAGTAGGCCAGCGAATCGACGATCAGGTTCTGCGCCACGGTGTTGCGGCTGTTGTAGTTGCCGCCGACGCCGGTGTTGTCCCAGGACGACTGCAGGTCGCCGGTCAAGGTGTAGTAGGTCGGGTTGTCCAGGCCGCGGTAGCTGTAGAGGTTGTAGGTGCCGGTATCGGACGGGTTCCAGGCGCCGCCCTCGCCGGTGTGGTTGTAGACCACGTCGGCGTAGACCTTGATGCCCTGGTCGTGGAAGGCCTTGACCATCTCCTTGAACTCGCGCGTCGGGCCGCCGGCGCTCTTGTCGTAGGCGTAGCGGCGATCGGGCGCGAAGTAGTTCAGCGTCATGTAGCCCCAGTAGTTGTCGTCGGTGGTGGTCGTGGGGCTGACGTCGTTGGTGTCGTTCTGGGTCTCCTGCACCGGCAGGAATTCGATGGCGGTGACGCCGAGGCTGGCCAGGTAGGCGGCCTTGAGGCCGGCGCCCTTGTAGGTGCCGCGGTAGGCGGCGGCGATGCTGCCGTCGCTCATGGTCAACCCGCGCACGTGGGCCTCGTAGACGATGTCGTCCTTGAAGGCGCGGGTCGGCTTGGTGCCGATCGACTGGGTATCGGGCTTGAGCACGATGCCCTTGGGCGCCACCGCGCCGCTGTCGAGATTGCGGTAGAGCGCGCCGCTGGCATAGACCGTGCCGTTGGTCATGCTGGCGGTGGTCGGATCGTGGCTCAGCTCGAGCGCGTACGGGTCGCTCAGCAGCTTGTTGGGGTTGAAGCGGTTGCCCTGGGCGTCGACATCGCTGACGAAGCCGGTCGAGGAGCCCTTGGTCCAGCCGCTGCTGTAGGTCCAGTTCGGCCCCCAGGCGCGGTAGCCGTAGTAAATCGGGCCGGTGATGCCGTGGGTATTGACCAGCGTGCTGACCGGCAGCACGCCGCTCCAGATGTCGCCGGCGCCCTTGGTCAGCGTGTAGCGCGCGACTTCCTGCGCGCCGCTCGGGCTCTGGTACAGCCACAGCTCGATGCGGGTGGCGCGCGAGGAATAGACCTTGAAGGTGACGTTGGTCTGGCCGGCGTCGTAGCGCGCGCCGAGCTGGTTCGGGTTGATCGCGGCGAAAGCGGGCTGCGCGGCGGCGAGCGCGCAGCCGAGGGCGGCCGCGAGCAGCGGATGGCGAAGTTGCATGATGTTGTCTCCGTTATTGTCTGGCTGCGGCGATGCGGCCGGGTCGGATGGCCGGTCGTCTCGCCGCCTCACTCCAGCCCGCGGCATGGGCCGCGGACAGCGCATCCTGAAACCGCTTTGGAATGTAATCCAGTAGTGCCGGACTACGGCAGGTAACGGTGCCACGGGCCCAAAGAGCCTCCAGCCGATTCAATGACTTGGCGCGCAAGGACGGCTCGCCGGGCCTGCCTGCAGGCCATGTTCTGGGGCTTTCCACAGTGTCCCGCCCCGCGCCGCGCATATAATCCCGAGACCTACCAAAAAACAGCCGATGTTGGAGCCCAACGATGGATGAAGAACTGCGCCGTGCCGCCCTCGAATATCACCAGAACCCGCGCCCCGGCAAGATTCAGGTCGCCCCGACCAAGCCGCTGTCGAGCCAGCGCGACCTGGCGCTGGCCTATTCGCCCGGCGTGGCCGCAGCCTGCGACGCCATCGTGGAGGACCCGCTCAACGCCTACAAGTACACCGCCCGCGGCAACCTGGTCGCGGTGATCTCCAACGGCACCGCCGTGCTGGGCCTGGGCAACATCGGCCCGCTGGCCGGCAAGCCGGTGATGGAGGGCAAGGGCGTGCTGTTCAAGAAGTTCGCCGGCATCGACGTGTTCGACATCGAGGTGAACGAGAACGACCCGGACAAGCTGGTCGACATCATCTGCTCGCTCGAGCCGACCTTCGGCGGCATCAACCTCGAGGACATCAAGGCGCCCGAGTGCTTCTACATCGAGAAGAAGTGCCGCGAGCGCATGCAGATCCCGGTGTTCCACGACGACCAGCACGGCACCGCCATCATCACCGCCTCGGCCGTGCTCAACGGCCTGCGCATCGTCGACAAGGACATCGGCCGCGTGCGGCTGGTGGTGTCGGGCGCCGGCGCCGCCGCGATCGCCTGCCTCAACCTCTTGGTGCAGCTGGGCATGAACCCGGCCAACATCATCGCCTGCGACTCCAAGGGCGTGGTGCACACCGAGCGCGAGGACTGGGACCGGCTCGACGAATCGAAGAAGCGCTATGCGCAGAAGACCGAGTTCCGCACGCTGAAGGACGCCATGGTCGGCGCCGACGTGTTCCTCGGCCTGTCCGGCCCCAAGCTGGTGTCGCAGGACATGGTGCGCAGCATGGCCGCCCACCCGCTGATCCTGGCGCTGGCCAATCCCGATCCCGAGATCCTGCCGCCGCTGGCCAAGGAAGCGCGGCCCGACGCCATCATCTGCACCGGCCGCTCGGACTTCCCGAACCAGGTCAACAACGTCCTGTGCTTCCCCTTCATCTTCCGCGGCGCGCTCGACGTCGGCGCGACCACCATCAACGACGAGATGAAGCTCGCCTGCGTGCGCGCGATCGCCGACCTCGCCATGGCCGAGCAGAGCGACATCGTGGCCGACGCCTACATGGGCCAGTCGCTGACCTTCGGTCCCGACTACATCATCCCCAAGCCGTTCGACCCGCGCCTGATCGTCAAGATCGCGCCGGCGGTGGCCAAGGCGGCGATGGATTCCGGCGTCGCCACCCGGCCGATCGAGGACATGGCGGCCTACCACGAATCGCTGCTGCAGTTCGTCTACAAGTCCAACCTGTTCATGAAGCCGGTGTTCTCGGCCGCCAAGAAGGCCAAGCAGCGCGTGGTCTACGCCGAGGGCGAGGACCAGCGCGTGCTGCACGCGGTGCAGGAGATCGTCGACCAGGGCCTGGCCCATCCGATCCTGATCGGCCGGCCGGCGGTGATCGACATGCGCATCGAGAAGCTCGGCCTGCGCATCCGCCCGGGCGTCGATTTCGAGCTGGTCAACAACGAGAACGACCCGCGCTACCGCGAATACTGGAACGAGTACTACCAGCTGATGAAGCGGCGCGGCGTGAGCCAGGAATTCGCCAAGCGCGAAGTGCGCCGCAAGACCACGCTGATCGGCGCGCTGATGATGCGCCGCGGCGAGGCCGACGCGATGATCTGCGGCACCTACGGCCACTACCACTCACACCTCGACTTCGTCTGCCAGGTGATCGGCCGCAAGCCCGAGACGCACACCTACGCCGCCATGAACGCGCTGATCCTGCCCAAGGGCAATGTGTTCATCACCGACACCTATGTGAACCAGGATCCGAACGCCGAGCAGATCGCCGAGATCGCACTGATGGCGGCGCAGACGGTGCGCAACTTCGGCATCGCCCCAAGGTAGCGCTGCTGAGCCACTCGAGCTTCGGCTCGGTCGATTCGCCGACCTCGATCAAGATGCGCTCGGCGCTGGAGCTGATCCGCGCCCGCGCGCCCGAACTCGAGGTCGACGGCGAGATGCACGGCGACGCCGCGCTGTCGGGCCTGATCCGCGCGATGGTGATGCCCGACTCGACGCTCAAGGGCGAGGCCAACGTGCTGGTGATGCCGACGCTCGACGCCGCCAACATCTCGTTCAACCTGCTCAAGGTCAGCGCGGCCGACGGCGTGACCATCGGCCCGATCCTGCTCGGCGTGGACAAGCCGGTCCACATCCTGACCCCGACCGCCTCGGTGCGCCGCATCGTCAACATGACGGCGCTGGCGGCGGTGGAAGCGGCACAGCAGCAGCAAGGCTGATGCGGCTGTCAGCAGGTTCGATGAAGACGCCCCGCGATGCGGGGCGTTTTCTTTTTCACCGCGGAGGACGCCGAGGACGCGGGGGAAACCGCTTTCCCTAGCCCGGCCTCTGGGCCCTCTGCATCCTCCGCGTCCTCCGCGGTAAAGGCCGTAGCGCGCATGTGGGAGCGGCTTCAGCCGCGAATGCGACCGTTCACGC is a genomic window of Chitinimonas koreensis containing:
- a CDS encoding glycogen debranching protein, which codes for MQLRHPLLAAALGCALAAAQPAFAAINPNQLGARYDAGQTNVTFKVYSSRATRIELWLYQSPSGAQEVARYTLTKGAGDIWSGVLPVSTLVNTHGITGPIYYGYRAWGPNWTYSSGWTKGSSTGFVSDVDAQGNRFNPNKLLSDPYALELSHDPTTASMTNGTVYASGALYRNLDSGAVAPKGIVLKPDTQSIGTKPTRAFKDDIVYEAHVRGLTMSDGSIAAAYRGTYKGAGLKAAYLASLGVTAIEFLPVQETQNDTNDVSPTTTTDDNYWGYMTLNYFAPDRRYAYDKSAGGPTREFKEMVKAFHDQGIKVYADVVYNHTGEGGAWNPSDTGTYNLYSYRGLDNPTYYTLTGDLQSSWDNTGVGGNYNSRNTVAQNLIVDSLAYWRDTLGLDGYRFDLASVLGNTCQHGCFNFDKMDSGNALNRIVAELPPRPAAGGSGVDLIAEPWAIGGNSYQVGGFPAGWAEWNGAFRDVVRKDQNKLGSEAVTPGQLASRFAGSSDLYQDDGRKPWHSVNFITAHDGFTLKDLYGCNGKNNSQAWPLGPSDGGEDNNNSWDQGGVAAEQRRAARNGAALMLLSAGVPMVVGGDEYLRTLNCNNNPYNLDSSANWLSWSWSGDQTNFNAFVRGLIAFRKAHPALRPAGFYSAVDNNGNVMEQLRWFKPDGTVPDAAYFNDANNHAIAWRIDGSEFGDSASAIYVAYNGWSGSVNFSLPWPGAGKSWYRVTDTCNWAEGAGQVRTPGSEDAVGGEWTSYGVCGRGALVLIAK